The proteins below are encoded in one region of Rhinolophus sinicus isolate RSC01 linkage group LG07, ASM3656204v1, whole genome shotgun sequence:
- the CYP26C1 gene encoding cytochrome P450 26C1 — protein MFPCGLSCLSVLGAAGTVLLCAGLLLSLAQHLWTLRWTLSRDRASALPLPKGSMGWPFFGETLHWLVQGSRFHSSRRERYGTVFKTHLLGRPVIRVSGAENVRTILLGEHRLVRSQWPQSAHILLGSHTLLGAVGEPHRQRRKVLARVFSRRALERYVPRLQGALRCEVRSWCATRGPVAVYEATKALTFRMAALILLGLRLDKSQCAELARTFEQFVENLFSLPLDVPFSGLRKGIRARDQLHQHLEEAIAEKFHEDKAGEPDDALAMIIHSTRELGHELSVQELKESAVELLFAAFFTTASASTSLVLLLLQHPAAIAKIQQELEAQGLGRACSCGPGAAGNGAGPWPDCSCEPDLNLAALGRLRYVDCVVKEVLRPLPPVSGGYRTALRTFELDGYQIPKGWSVMYSIRDTHETAAVYRSPPEGFDPERFGAAGEDARGASGRFHYIPFGGGARSCLGQELAQAVLQLLAVELVRTARWELATPDFPAMQTVPIVHPVDGLRLFFHPLAPSAARDGLRL, from the exons ATGTTCCCCTGCGGGCTGAGCTGCCTGTCGGTGCTGGGGGCGGCGGGCACCGTTCTCCTGTGCGCGGGTCTGCTGCTCAGCCTGGCCCAGCACCTATGGACCCTCCGTTGGACGCTGAGCCGAGACCGTGCCTCCGCCCTGCCCCTGCCCAAGGGCTCCATGGGCTGGCCCTTCTTCGGCGAAACGCTGCACTGGTTAGTTCAG GGCTCGCGCTTCCACAGCTCCCGCCGAGAGCGCTATGGGACAGTGTTCAAGACGCACCTGCTGGGCAGACCAGTGATCCGCGTGAGCGGCGCTGAGAATGTGCGCACTATCCTGCTGGGCGAGCATCGCCTTGTGCGCAGCCAGTGGCCGCAGAGCGCGCACATCCTACTGGGCTCGCATACACTGCTTGGCGCGGTTGGCGAGCCACACCGGCAGCGGCGCAAG GTCCTGGCACGAGTGTTTAGCCGCCGGGCTCTGGAGCGCTACGTGCCAcgcctgcagggggcgctgcggTGTGAGGTGCGCTCCTGGTGCGCAACTCGCGGGCCAGTTGCGGTCTACGAGGCCACCAAAGCCCTCACTTTCCGAATGGCCGCGCTCATTCTACTGGGGCTACGGCTGGATAAGTCGCAGTGCGCGGAGCTGGCCCGGACCTTCGAGCAGTTCGTGGAGAACCTCTTCTCGCTGCCCTTGGATGTGCCCTTCAGCGGCCTGCGCAAG GGCATCCGGGCACGTGACCAGCTGCATCAGCACCTGGAGGAGGCCATTGCAGAGAAGTTTCATGAAGACAAAGCTGGGGAGCCAGATGACGCCTTGGCCATGATTATCCACAGCACTAGGGAGTTGGGCCATGAGCTTTCAGTACAGGAGCTGAAG GAGTCTGCTGTGGAGCTCCTCTTCGCCGCCTTCTTCACCACCGCCAGTGCCAGCACGTCCCTCGTCCTGCTGCTACTGCAGCACCCTGCAGCCATCGCCAAGATCCAGCAGGAGCTAGAGGCGCAAGGGCTGGGGCGCGCGTGCAGCTGCGggccaggggctgcagggaaTGGCGCGGGGCCCTGGCCCGACTGCAGCTGCGAGCCAGACCTCAACCTCGCGGCGCTGGGCCGTCTGCGCTATGTGGACTGCGTGGTCAAGGAGGTGCTGCGCCCCCTGCCGCCGGTGTCCGGGGGCTACCGCACCGCGCTGCGCACCTTTGAACTCGAC GGTTACCAGATCCCCAAGGGCTGGAGCGTGATGTACAGCATCCGGGACACGCACGAGACCGCCGCGGTGTACCGCAGCCCACCCGAGGGCTTCGACCCCGAGCGCTTCGGCGCGGCGGGCGAGGATGCGCGGGGCGCCTCTGGCCGCTTCCATTACATCCCATTCGGCGGCGGTGCGCGCAGCTGTCTCGGCCAGGAGCTGGCGCAGGCCGTGCTCCAGCTGCTAGCGGTGGAGCTGGTGCGCACTGCGCGCTGGGAACTGGCCACGCCTGACTTCCCCGCCATGCAGACCGTGCCCATCGTGCACCCAGTGGACGGGCTGCGGCTTTTTTTCCACCCGCTCGCGCCTTCGGCAGCGCGAGATGGACTACGCCTCTGA